The region TGAGAGCGCTGGTGCTGTCAGCGTAGCTCTGCATATGCTATCGCCAGTAAGTCGCACTCTGTTCCAACGGGCGATCATGCAAAGTTCTGCAGCCACAGCACCCTGGGCAACGGTCACCAATGATGAAGGTCTAAGGAGAGGCAAGCTCTTAGCAAAAGAATTAGAATGCAGTGAATATAGTAACGGCACCGGGTtaaccatccctttaatgataGACTGTATAAGAACGAGGGAAGTTACACAAATTCTCGCAAAGCAGTATGCAGTCACAAACTGTTTCTGCAATCCTCAATTCCCACCGGTCGTAGATGGCACATTTATAACAGAAACACCAAGGACATCGCTAGAAAGGCACTCTTTTAAGCCCGGAGAAATCCTGTTGGGGAGCAATTTAAACGAAGCAAATTTCTTCCTAATATACGAAGTACCAGGATTCGACAAAGATCACGAAAGCTTACTGAATCGAGACGAGTATTATGATGCTCTGCAGTACGTCTTTCCAAGGGTTAATAGTTTTGGTCTTGATGCCACTGCATTCCAATACACTGATTGGTTAGCTCCAAACGATCCCGTAAAGCTACGAGATAGTGTGGACTTCGCTGCCGGTGATTATCTCTTTACATGCTCTACATATGACCTGGCCTACGCCTATGCTTCTGCTGGCAATAAGGTATATTACTATAGGTTCTTAGAAAGAGACTCTACACACCCTTGGCCGGAATGGATGGGTGTTCTTCACGGTGATGAGATTCTCTATGTCTTCGGGATGCCTCTAGTGGCACAGCGAAATTATACTGAAATCGAGGTGACACTTAGTCGGAAAATCATGACCTACTGGGCCAACTTCGCGAAAACTGGGTAGGTATTTTGCCGTAAGGTTATTATTCCGTGTGCATCATGCAGTTACATGGAGTccgtatgattttttttaatatacactgGTGCTCAAAGTTGGTGAACCCCTGTGCATCAGAAAATGaacgtatttttgttttcaaagtgttcaagttctgccatgttttagatatttaattgtgaagtcaggtggtAAAATACTACATTCCATAAAGTTTGGTTTTCTTGGTTTGCCGAACAATGCAATGTCGTCGTCTACGTTCAACACTCATTATGAATGAGTGCAATTAATTTTGTGCTGGGGTTCACTATCTTTTTTTAGCACAACTGTATATTATGCAGATTAAGTTTTGATCTCGATATGATTTTAGAGCTGGTAATATAACATGATGCTTTTTTTGCTTTGGAAGAAATAGTTATTCATATAAACCTCAAATTAAAACCACGAGACGACCGAGaaaattatttgcataatttaacGTTTCCTCTTCCTCCCTTTTTTCTGCATTCTTATGGAGTAAAAACTTCGTCGAAATTTTACGGTAAATCTTACTTCTACACACCTTTTTCTTCTAGAAATCCCAACAAGATGACAGAGAGTGATCCAGATACTAACGAATGGCCTATGTATAATACAAATGAACAGGGATATTTAGAACTGACTGAAGATCTTGCGAATAACAATCCTTCCCTTGGCAGAGGACCAAGGGCTGACAAATGTGCTTTCTGGAGAGATTATTTACCAACGTTACAAACGCAAACAGGTAAATATATTCTGTTTCTTCCAACTTTTCACATCCATTCCTGCCCCCTCCCATAATCTTGCATCTTAATCTACCACCCCTTACCCCCAGTCGTATAGCTAATTCCAACCCAACTTCAACCAATATGTATGGTATAAATATAAAGCGGAATGATTACCCTGCTTGATTTGAAATGTGTTTAAGGGTAGCATATTTACATAAATTGTCATATTATTGGCCCAACTAAGATTGATATTGGCACCAATCATGCTTAATGTGAAAATGATTCGGTAATATCTCCCTCTTTGGGAAGAGTTCTTTGCCAAGAGGCCGAGGATTACTATCtgtctttttcaaaattattctctGTTTTTCCCAATGTTATAAATATTGCTTTCAGTTTCAAAGTATGCACTAAAAGTACATAGTTAACTTTTACGTGGTTAGAAATCACGCTGTTTTCTCGAGtgtatatttcaatttacattGAAGATAAGGCTAGGTAGCGGACAATCATACAGTATATGATTGTACCTTTTCCATGTCTTGCAAAttcatttacccccccccccccaccaacaAAAATATCCCAATAGAGAGCAGTGTATACTGGAGAAAGAATTGACAACGGTATACACACTGAACCTATGCTGTTGAAAGTCCTGGGTACCACGCATAAAGGCTGTCTGTATAGGGCAGAATCAGGGCAGGGACTGCATGCACAGAGGCAATGGTTTACAGATGGGGGTGGGAGGCTTTGGGGGTAATTACCCCCTGCAACCTTCAagacgaaaaaaaagaaaagaaaaaaaggggaagattaaaatataattttttctgaATTTGATCCAAAAGCTATCCAAAAATGAGAGTTTTAGTATTAAGAAAGTCAATATTTCAGCCCGCTCTCTTCGTTCGCTTGCATCTTTTAAGAGTTTTGTtccatgtgtcatttgtaaccCCCTCAgattttttggctcattataCGACTCCCCAGTGGATATGTGGCCCATATGACCCAAAATTTGTAGTGAAATTGTCCCCTGTGATTTTTTCTGCTCTTCCCTTTATTTATCGTAAATGCAataacgtgtgtgtgtgtatggggtggggggggggggtggtggagGAAGTGGCCGTAAGGTCCCAAATTATTCTGCCAGTATGAACTGATGATTTATCTTTTGCACCCTCAACACACAAAAATCTTAGATCCACTGGTACTTCCCTTTTTGACTGAGTTTTACTTTGAGGTTGATTTTGACTTTGTTAGCGACCTAATTACATTTTtccatgcatttcattttatcgTTTGTCCATAAATCCATTGCACATATTAATTAGTTAATTActtatttaattgttttttataatAGGAGATATTCAAGAGACAGAAATAAAGTGGAAGGAAGAGTTCAAGAAATGGTACACAAAACACATGGTAAATTGGAACTCCGAATTTGCACGCTACATCAATAACAAGAACGAACAATGCGATGGGCGATGAACGGAGATCGTAAATCAGAGACactcccgacctttcgtttgaggacgcggacgcttatttacaacggtcgttgactttggaagggactttttgggcccgtcatcatggtcgtaaaactcagtcctgcaatgcaaattgtgtgacatgagatttttttttcgtttcgcatctgcgacggaaacattcaatatgtgtttcgtgtgcaaaattctggttcctactatggtaacagcgatttatccgattgaggacgactttccaaagccacatttgactcctcctagagctcgagaggccgcccggggggcccacttccattgattagtggataccagtagcgaccacccgtaaaaggggacagagtgggcaggtacgttacgtatataggcctatgtaacgttgtaagggtgtcaaaacgatgtttaaaatgctgaaataagggatatatattcaatacttgtagggtttcacaagccaaatacttgttaagagatgcattttcataatctggaaaagaattgcttcccttgtttagcatgtttagggtacttttcgaaaccccatggtcgtgcctggtatccactcatcaatggaagtggtccccccggaatttgaatctaatccccatttctggggaatgtaaaacataatgcccctcacatcgtgtgcgagaggcatatcgtttgtgtataaggagtaaacaaaagaaacaaagaaacaaaagaaacaaaaggaaacgagttcaaaggtatcgcatatgatgtgtacatacatatcaacgcatgcgaaatgttcggctggagaggttgatcttatccatgaaatcaattgccagtgatccaccaataatccacattaaatgtaatatcgattcgaaggactgtaatgatctatatttaagccttcattcagtaagtttttcctcactcaatatcttctcgatttgtttgaaaaaccactttcttctccatgtcataaatctattttaggtcctgcattttgaatatctccagccatcagtcgtaatatacatgcatgtattatatgcggtacgggtgtcgcggaaagggattttgcacacgaaaagcagatttgtagggcctgtaaccccctgttacacaaagcttagcattgatcgtagagcagttttctacgtttgattctattgactgtaatgcacaatcaatcttaaaaatcaagtgtatgattaagcgttaacttttgtgttaggggaccctaatactagcgtccgtgatgattgcgaaaggtcccaactGTAAAATCACTTGAACACTATCCAGGG is a window of Lytechinus variegatus isolate NC3 chromosome 2, Lvar_3.0, whole genome shotgun sequence DNA encoding:
- the LOC121409662 gene encoding acetylcholinesterase-like — encoded protein: MFPDAVFIFILLVIGLASATDIPSDLKVTTNIGKVLGKRLTVVARGTPNRQVDAFLGIPYAEPPLRELRFRPPVPKRAFNHTFNATYYGYGCDHIPDMTFPGFQGSEMWNSPVRLHEDCLNLNVWTPYPRPQAATVMIWIYGGGFLSGVSSLELYDGQYLASEQNVVVVSMNYRLGALGFLAMDHESSPGNQGLMDQKVAMQWVQDNIHQFGGDPNQVTIFGESAGAVSVALHMLSPVSRTLFQRAIMQSSAATAPWATVTNDEGLRRGKLLAKELECSEYSNGTGLTIPLMIDCIRTREVTQILAKQYAVTNCFCNPQFPPVVDGTFITETPRTSLERHSFKPGEILLGSNLNEANFFLIYEVPGFDKDHESLLNRDEYYDALQYVFPRVNSFGLDATAFQYTDWLAPNDPVKLRDSVDFAAGDYLFTCSTYDLAYAYASAGNKVYYYRFLERDSTHPWPEWMGVLHGDEILYVFGMPLVAQRNYTEIEVTLSRKIMTYWANFAKTGNPNKMTESDPDTNEWPMYNTNEQGYLELTEDLANNNPSLGRGPRADKCAFWRDYLPTLQTQTGDIQETEIKWKEEFKKWYTKHMVNWNSEFARYINNKNEQCDGR